The Bdellovibrio bacteriovorus DNA segment CGCTCTTTCACTTTAAGTGCTCGTAGTTTGGCGATAATTTCTGAAAGTTCGGGCAAGGTTAAAAAGGTGTGCGGTGTTTTCTTGAGCAGATCGACTTTGAGTTTACCCAAGCACTCCAGATTTCCACCGGTGCCGATAGCAAAATCAACCGGGTCGTGATCGCAGTTCTTATAAATATGTTCACCTAAGTCTGCCAAAAACTCGCCGAGCACGATATTAAGATGGCTTTCATCCAGCTTTCTTTTAGTCAGGTTCTCTAGGATACGAACGGTTCCCATGGGGAAAGATTTTGTTGCAATCATTTTGTCGCCTTTCGAAAAGGTGACTTCAACACTGCCTCCGCCAATATCAATCAACATGCTTTTTTTGCCGTCTAATTCGATTTCGTTGCGAACGGCTTGGTGAATCAGGCGGCCCTCTTCGGTGCCATCAATGATTTCAATCTTAATTCCTGAACTTTTGAAGATTTCGTCAACGAAGTGCTGACGGTTTTTAGCTTCGCGACAAGCACTTGTGGCGACGGCCCGGCAGCGTACGACGTGTTCTTTTTTATTGGTCTCTGCATATTGGCGAAAGGCGGCTTGGGCACTTTCAATCGTTGTCGGAGTTATAAGACCCTCGGTGAAGACGTCATGGCCTAGGCGCACAGCCGCACGAAACTTTTTTACCACATGCAAAGTCGGAGAGTTTTCAGACACATCGGCAATCATCATACGAATTGCGTTAGAACCAATATCGATAGCAGACAAACGACGTGACACGATAAACTTCTCCATCCTTGGCAATAGTATATAAAACTGGCAGCATAAGAGGCATGAAAAAATACAGTTTTGCCTTTTTATTTTTGCTTTTTGCCTCCTCGCAGGCAAACGCTTTGTCGGACTTAGAAATCTCAGGTGAGGTGGATATTTCTGCCACTGTCTGGAATCTTCCGACGGGTGAGCGCGGCAACAGTGCGTTTAATATTCCCAGTTTGTTTTTAAACTTCGATGCTCCCTTGAAAGACGATAATTTGTTGGTATTGAAGCTAGAGGGTTCAGAGCAAGAGATAAACTCTGACGAGCGTTTTGAGGTGCGTGTTCGTGAAGCTTATCTGGATTTAGTCAGTGTTTTTTCTGGTATGCACGCTCTCCGCGTGGGTTTGATTCCTCAGACTTGGCAAGAAGCCCAGTATGAGCAGTATGGTTACCGTTTTTTGGGAACCGATGCCTGGGCGATCACCGAAAAATGGAAGTATCTGAATTATTCTGATTTAGGTGTCTCGTTCATGTCCCAGCTTCCCGCAGATTTGGGAGAGTGGGCGTTCACCTTGGCCAATGGTGAAGGTGCGAACGAAAAAGAAGAAGGTTCTCAGAAAGAAGCGGCTTTGTTTGCACGCTTCACATTGTGGTCGCCTTTGAGTGTGTCTTTCAATTATGTTCGCGGAAGTTACGACAAGTACTCAGGCAGTGCTGCGGTGAAAGAGCGTATTCAGGCTTTGGTTGAATATGACAAGGAAGACAGTTTCGTAGCCGGTCTTGAACTTTTGGTGACCAAAGACCCTGCTGACGCCATCAGTGATTTAAAAATGGCTGAGGCGGTGGACGTGACAGACTTCTTGGGTCAGTCGGTAGAAGGACGTGCGGCGAGTTTTTACACCGTGATCAGCACCGGGCCAAAAGCCGAAGTTCTTCTACGTTATGATTATTTGGATGCTTTAGCCAATGAAGACGGCAAGGACCTGCAAACGGTTCTGGCGTCATTAGGGTATCAGGTGAGCGAGGATATTAAGGCCGCTTTTGCGGTCGACTACACTCGATATGCTGAAAACTATGCTCCGGGAGTGAGAGATCGCTCTAAAGTCGAGTTGGCAGCGCAAGTTCTGTTTTAGAGGGGTCTTTAAAATCCCGCCTCTCATGCTTGAGCGTTACAGAGGCGTCGAGGATTATGAAATGACTTCTTAACTGTGTTAGGATTCTGTTAGAATCCCTAGAGATGCCGTGTTAAGCGGTGCTTTTCTTTCGTAAATAATTATAACCAAAGCCAAGTGCTGGAATGGAATGCCATGGAAAGAGCGATTGATACTCTCATTGAAGACCTAAAAAAGATGATTCTTCTTATGGGTGGTCACGTCGAAAAATCCCTAGCGCAAGCGACAGCGGCCTTATTGTCGAAAGACCTTTCATTGTTTGAAAGTGTTCACGCAATTGAGAAGTTGATCAATGAAGATCATATCAAAGTCGATAATGCGTGCATGCAGCTTTTGGCGAAGCAAGGGCCGGTTGCAAAGGATCTTCGTTTGATC contains these protein-coding regions:
- a CDS encoding Ppx/GppA phosphatase family protein; translated protein: MSRRLSAIDIGSNAIRMMIADVSENSPTLHVVKKFRAAVRLGHDVFTEGLITPTTIESAQAAFRQYAETNKKEHVVRCRAVATSACREAKNRQHFVDEIFKSSGIKIEIIDGTEEGRLIHQAVRNEIELDGKKSMLIDIGGGSVEVTFSKGDKMIATKSFPMGTVRILENLTKRKLDESHLNIVLGEFLADLGEHIYKNCDHDPVDFAIGTGGNLECLGKLKVDLLKKTPHTFLTLPELSEIIAKLRALKVKERIEKLKLRPDRADVIVPAAMLVETIMRQAETQKILIPSVGLRDGLIWDMAKSR